The segment GGCTACCAGGAAATCCTCACTGACCCTTCTTACACCCGCCAAATCGTCACGCTGACCTATCCTCATATCGGCAATACCGGCATTAATTCTGAAGATGTGGAATCTGCATCGATTGCCGCAGCGGGCTTGGTGATTCGTGATTTGCCCCTGCTAGCCAGCAGTTTCCGTTCAGAGCAAAGCCTTTCTGATTATCTGAAAAGCCAAAATGTGCTGGGCATTGCGGATATCGATACCCGCCGTTTAACGCGCATTCTGCGCAACAAAGGCGCGCAAAATGGCGCGATACTGGCGGGTGCAGAAGCAGAGGGCGATGATGCGGTAGAGCGGGCACTGGCGGCAGCAAAGGCATTTCCCGGGTTGAAGGGCATGGATCTGGCCAAAGAAGTCTCTTGCAAAGAGGCTTACGAATGGACACAAGGCGAGTGGACCCTGGGCGAGGGTTACGCTGATACGGTGAAAGATGAGCGTCCTTACCACGTGGTGGCGTATGACTTCGGTGTGAAATTTAACATCCTACGCATGCTGGCCGCGCGCGGCTGCCGGTTGACGATTGTGCCGGCACAAACGCCAGCTGCTGACGTGCTGGCAATGAGCCCGGATGGTGTCTTTTTGGCTAACGGCCCGGGTGACCCTGAGCCTTGTGATTACGCCATCAAAGCGATTCAGGACATATTGGAAACCAATACGCCTGTATTTGGTATTTGCCTTGGCCACCAGTTGCTGGCGCTGGCCTCGGGTGCCAAAACCATCAAAATGGGCCACGGCCATCACGGCGCCAACCATCCGGTGCAAGATTTAGACACTGGCATGGTAATGATTACCAGCCAAAACCACGGCTTTGCTGCCGATGAAGCGACCCTTCCAGCCAACGTACGTGCCACGCACCGTTCACTGTTCGATGGCACGCTTCAAGGAATCGAGCGAACTGACCGTCCGGCGTTTAGCTTCCAAGGTCACCCTGAAGCAAGCCCCGGCCCGCGTGATGTGGCACCGCTGTTTGATCGCTTTATTGCCATGATGCAGGCGCGTCGCTAACGCTGCCCTTGATCGCCGCCATGTAACGCCGTTTTTTTGTCGCTCATCGTCACCTATTTTGCGGGAACCGTTATGCCTAAGCGTACCGATATCAACAGCATTCTTATCATTGGCGCTGGCCCGATTGTCATCGGCCAGGCCTGCGAATTTGACTACTCTGGCGCCCAGGCGTGTAAAGCGCTGCGTGAAGAGGGGTTCCGGGTTATTTTGGTTAACTCCAACCCGGCAACCATCATGACTGACCCGGCCATGGCCGATGCAACCTACATCGAGCCGATTACTTGGCAAGCGGTTGAAAAAATTATTGAGGCCGAGCGCCCGGACGCGATCCTACCCACCATGGGTGGTCAAACAGCGCTCAACTGTGCACTTGACCTGGAAAAGCATGGCGTACTAGAAAAGTACAGCGTCGAGATGATTGGTGCCAACGCCGATGCGATTAACATGGCTGAAGACCGCGATCTGTTCGATCAAGCCATGAAGCGTATTGGTTTGGAGTGCCCGAAAGCGAAAGTGGCGCACACCATGGACGAGGCCTGGGAAATTCAGGCGGAGCTCGGTTTCCCGACCATTATTCGTCCTTCTTACACTATGGGCGGCTCCGGCGGCGGCGTGGCGTATAACAAAGAAGAGTTCGAAGAAATCTGTACTCGCGGTTTCGAGCTTTCCAACAACCACGAGCTATTGATTGATGAGTCGCTGCTGGGTTGGAAAGAGTACGAGATGGAAGTGGTGCGGGATAAGAATGATAACTGCATCATTGTCTGTGCGATTGAGAACTTCGATCCTATGGGCGTCCACACAGGTGACTCGATTACCGTCGCGCCAGCGCAAACGCTGACCGATAAAGAGTACCAGATCATGCGTGACGCCAGCCTCGCGGTACTGCGCGAGATCGGTGTGGAAACCGGCGGCTCCAACGTTCAGTTTGGTATGGACCCAAAAACAGGCCGCTTGGTGGTTATCGAGATGAACCCGCGGGTATCGCGCTCGTCGGCGTTGGCATCTAAGGCCACTGGTTTCCCGATTGCCAAAATCGCAGCGAAACTGGCGGTGGGTTACACCTTGGATGAGCTGCAAAACGATATTACCGGTGGTCGCACGCCTGCGTCGTTTGAGCCATCAATCGACTATGTCGTCACTAAGATTCCGCGCTTTACCTTCGAGAAATTTCCTCAGGCAAACGATCGCCTGACCACTCAGATGAAGTCGGTGGGCGAGGTGATGGCGATTGGCCGTACCTTCCAGGAGTCCTTGCAGAAAGCGCTGCGCGGCCTGGAAACCGGTAACGATGGCCTTGATCCGATCATCACCGATTTCACGCCAGACAACATGGCAATCATTCAGGGCGAGCTACAGGCCGCTGGTGCCGAGCGTATTTTTTACGTGGCTGACGCCATGCGCTCAGGAATGAGTGTTGATGAGGTATTTGCGCTCACCAATATCGATCCTTGGTTCCTGGTGCAGTTGGAAGATTTGGTGTTGACTGAAAATGCCGTCGCCAAGCGCGCCCTGGCCGATTTCTCTGCTCGCGAGCTGTACCAGCTTAAGCGCAAAGGCTTTGGTGACGCGCGTTTGGCCAAGCTGCTGGGCGTGTCTGAAAAAGAGTTCCGCAAAACGCGTCAGGCAGCGGGCATTCGCCCCGTTTATAAACGTGTCGACACCTGTGCTGCGGAATTTGCCTCTGACACCGCTTACATGTATTCCACCTATGAAGAGGAATGCGAAGCGGATGTCTCAGATCGCCAGAAAATTATGGTACTGGGTGGTGGCCCGAACCGTATCGGTCAAGGCATCGAGTTTGATTACTGCTGTGTTCATGCCGCCTTCGCCATGCGCGATGATGGTTATGAAACCATCATGGTCAACTGCAATCCGGAAACCGTTTCTACCGACTACGACACCTCTGACCGCCTCTATTTCGAGCCGGTGACGCTGGAAGATGTATTGGAAATTGCCGACAAAGAGAAGCCGGTAGGCGTGATTGTTCAGTTCGGTGGTCAAACGCCGTTGAAGCTTGCCCGTGAGCTAGAGGCGGCAGGCGTGCCGATTATCGGCACCACGCCGGATGCCATTGACCGCGCTGAAGACCGCGAGCGCTTCCAGGTGATGATCGACAAGCTAGGCTTGAAGCAGCCACCCAACGCCACCGCCCGCAGCTTTGAAGAGGCGTTTTCCAAGGCAGAAACTATTGGCTACCCGCTGGTGGTGCGTCCTAGCTATGTGCTGGGTGGTCGTGCGATGGAAATCGTTTATGACGCCTCCGAGCTTGAAAACTACATGACCAATGCGGTGAAGGTATCTAACGATTCCCCCGTCCTGCTTGATCACTTCTTGAGTGCAGCAATCGAGATTGATATCGACGCTGTATCGGACGGTCAGCAGGTGGTGATTGGCGGTATTATGCAGCACGTTGAGCAAGCAGGGGTTCACTCTGGTGATTCCGCTTGTGCCCTGCCGCCATACTCGTTGCCTGCCGATGTGCAGGATGAAATGCGCGAGCAGGTCAAGAAAATGGCCGTCGAGCTGGGTGTTAAAGGCCTGATGAACGTGCAGCTGGCGTGGCAGGATGGCGAGATCTATGTCATCGAGGTTAATCCCCGTGCGTCGCGTACTGTGCCGTTTGTATCTAAGTGCATCGGCACCTCGCTGGCGCAGATTGCGGCGCGCTGCATGGCGGGTAAAACACTGGCCGAGCAGGGCTTTGAGCGTGAAATTATCCCGCACTTCTATAGCGTGAAAGAGGCGGTCTTCCCGTTCAACAAGTTCCAGGGCGTTGACCCGATTCTGTCGCCCGAAATGAAGTCGACGGGTGAAGTGATGGGCTCTGGCGAGACCTTTGCTGAGGCGTTCTTTAAAGCGCAGTTGGGTGCTGGCGAAGCCATTCCAGCGTTGAGTGGCGACCGCAAAGCGTTCCTTTCGGTGCGTGAGCCTGACAAGCAGGGGATTATCGAAGTGGCACGTTCTCTGCTAACATTGGGCTTCACACTATGTGCAACACGCGGTACGGCGACGGCACTTGAAGCCGCTGGACTGGAAGTGGAGCACGTCAATAAAGTCTACGAAGGCCGTCCCCATATCGTCGATCTGCTGAAGAACGACGAAATCGCCTACATCGTGAACACGACTGAAGGTCGTCAGGCTATTAACGACTCTTCAATTATTCGCCGTACTGCTCTCGCGCGCAAGGTGCCCTATGCGACCACCTTGGCGGGCGCTAATGCTGTTTGCATGGCGCTTGAGTACGGCAGGGAGATTACGGTGCGGCGCCTTCAGGATCTGCATGCAGGAGCAAGTCAATGAACAAGGTCCCGATGACGGTAGCGGGAGAAAAAAGTCTTCGCGAAGAGCTTAATCACTTGAAGGGCGAAGCCCGCCCTCAAGTTATTGCTGCTATTGCTGAAGCGCGTGAACATGGCGATCTCAAAGAGAACGCGGAGTACCACGCCGCTCGTGAGCAGCAAGGATTTATTGAAGGCCGTATCCAGGAAATTGAAAGCAAGCTTTCAGGTGCGCAGGTAATTGACGTTACTAAGCTACCAAAAACCGGCAAGGTGATCTTTGGGGTTACCGTGTCTTTGCTGAACCTGGATAGCGACGCCAGCGTTACCTACCGCATTGTTGGTGAAGATGAGGCCAATATAAAAGAGGGGCGCATTTCTGTGACCTCGCCTATCGCCCGAGCGATGATTGGCAAAGAAGAAGGCGATGTGGTGGTGGTAAAAACACCTGGTGGCGATGTTGAGTACGAAATTGAGAGTGTTGAGCATCTCTGATTTATCGCTGTGATGCGGGGGCAGGCGTCTGTATAGCGCCTGCGGTCCAGGCACACTAAAAGGCCCGTGACGGTGACGTCGCGGGCCTTTTAGAGTCATGCATTCTTTAACAAGCCACGTACAGGTTAATGCCGTCCGTGGTGGTTTTCAAAACGCGTGATGTTGGAAAGCTTGGGGTTTACCTTTGGGTTGCGGCGATAAAGCAGCGCCATTTTGCCAATGGTTTGTACTAGCTCAGCGTTACTGTCGGCGACTAGCTCATTGAGCATTGCGACGCGGTCGTCCCGCTCTGTAATAGCGAGCTTCACTTTGATGAGCTCGTGATCGTTGAGCGCGCGGCTGAGTTCTGCGAGCAGATTTTCGGAGACGCCGTTCTCAGAAACGGTGACCACTGGATTAAGATGGTGGCCAATGCTACGAAATGCTTTCTTTTGTGCCTGTGACAAGCTCATGGTATCTTGCGGTATCCCGGTTAGCGCTTAACGCTCCATCTTACGGTGAAATGCCGTTAAGTGAAAGCAATCGCTTGAATGCGCCCATCTCTTATTCCAGTGTTAGATTCCCACATGCAGCAAAAGCCCCCAAGCCGTAAACACTCAGTAAGCAAGACCAGCAATAACTGGAAGAAAGAACATTTCGACGATCAGTATGTAAAGCAGCGCTGGCAAGATGGCTATCGCTCTCGTGCGAGCTATAAGCTGCTTGAGCTTGACGAAAAGGATAAACTGTTTCGTCCAGGCATGACGGTAATTGATCTTGGCGCTGCCCCAGGGGGGTGGAGTCAAATTGCCGCAGAAAAGGTGGGGCCTGATGGTGTCGTGATAGCGTCAGACATACTAGAGATGGATGCCCTAGCCGGTGTCGACTTTATCCAGGGCGATTTTACTGAAGAGAGCGTGCTTAACGCGATTCTTGAACGTTTAGGAAATCGCCAGGTAGACCTTGTGATGTCCGATATGGCCCCCAATATGAGTGGTATGGCGGCTATTGATCAGCCACAGGCAATGTACCTTGTCGAACTCGCTTTGGAACTTGCGCGAGAAACGCTACCGCCTGGTGGACGTTTTCTG is part of the Halomonas sp. GT genome and harbors:
- the carA gene encoding glutamine-hydrolyzing carbamoyl-phosphate synthase small subunit, with protein sequence MSKPAILALEDGSVFHGIAIGADGVTSGEVVFNTAMTGYQEILTDPSYTRQIVTLTYPHIGNTGINSEDVESASIAAAGLVIRDLPLLASSFRSEQSLSDYLKSQNVLGIADIDTRRLTRILRNKGAQNGAILAGAEAEGDDAVERALAAAKAFPGLKGMDLAKEVSCKEAYEWTQGEWTLGEGYADTVKDERPYHVVAYDFGVKFNILRMLAARGCRLTIVPAQTPAADVLAMSPDGVFLANGPGDPEPCDYAIKAIQDILETNTPVFGICLGHQLLALASGAKTIKMGHGHHGANHPVQDLDTGMVMITSQNHGFAADEATLPANVRATHRSLFDGTLQGIERTDRPAFSFQGHPEASPGPRDVAPLFDRFIAMMQARR
- the carB gene encoding carbamoyl-phosphate synthase large subunit is translated as MPKRTDINSILIIGAGPIVIGQACEFDYSGAQACKALREEGFRVILVNSNPATIMTDPAMADATYIEPITWQAVEKIIEAERPDAILPTMGGQTALNCALDLEKHGVLEKYSVEMIGANADAINMAEDRDLFDQAMKRIGLECPKAKVAHTMDEAWEIQAELGFPTIIRPSYTMGGSGGGVAYNKEEFEEICTRGFELSNNHELLIDESLLGWKEYEMEVVRDKNDNCIIVCAIENFDPMGVHTGDSITVAPAQTLTDKEYQIMRDASLAVLREIGVETGGSNVQFGMDPKTGRLVVIEMNPRVSRSSALASKATGFPIAKIAAKLAVGYTLDELQNDITGGRTPASFEPSIDYVVTKIPRFTFEKFPQANDRLTTQMKSVGEVMAIGRTFQESLQKALRGLETGNDGLDPIITDFTPDNMAIIQGELQAAGAERIFYVADAMRSGMSVDEVFALTNIDPWFLVQLEDLVLTENAVAKRALADFSARELYQLKRKGFGDARLAKLLGVSEKEFRKTRQAAGIRPVYKRVDTCAAEFASDTAYMYSTYEEECEADVSDRQKIMVLGGGPNRIGQGIEFDYCCVHAAFAMRDDGYETIMVNCNPETVSTDYDTSDRLYFEPVTLEDVLEIADKEKPVGVIVQFGGQTPLKLARELEAAGVPIIGTTPDAIDRAEDRERFQVMIDKLGLKQPPNATARSFEEAFSKAETIGYPLVVRPSYVLGGRAMEIVYDASELENYMTNAVKVSNDSPVLLDHFLSAAIEIDIDAVSDGQQVVIGGIMQHVEQAGVHSGDSACALPPYSLPADVQDEMREQVKKMAVELGVKGLMNVQLAWQDGEIYVIEVNPRASRTVPFVSKCIGTSLAQIAARCMAGKTLAEQGFEREIIPHFYSVKEAVFPFNKFQGVDPILSPEMKSTGEVMGSGETFAEAFFKAQLGAGEAIPALSGDRKAFLSVREPDKQGIIEVARSLLTLGFTLCATRGTATALEAAGLEVEHVNKVYEGRPHIVDLLKNDEIAYIVNTTEGRQAINDSSIIRRTALARKVPYATTLAGANAVCMALEYGREITVRRLQDLHAGASQ
- the greA gene encoding transcription elongation factor GreA, which translates into the protein MNKVPMTVAGEKSLREELNHLKGEARPQVIAAIAEAREHGDLKENAEYHAAREQQGFIEGRIQEIESKLSGAQVIDVTKLPKTGKVIFGVTVSLLNLDSDASVTYRIVGEDEANIKEGRISVTSPIARAMIGKEEGDVVVVKTPGGDVEYEIESVEHL
- the yhbY gene encoding ribosome assembly RNA-binding protein YhbY; the encoded protein is MSLSQAQKKAFRSIGHHLNPVVTVSENGVSENLLAELSRALNDHELIKVKLAITERDDRVAMLNELVADSNAELVQTIGKMALLYRRNPKVNPKLSNITRFENHHGRH
- the rlmE gene encoding 23S rRNA (uridine(2552)-2'-O)-methyltransferase RlmE encodes the protein MQQKPPSRKHSVSKTSNNWKKEHFDDQYVKQRWQDGYRSRASYKLLELDEKDKLFRPGMTVIDLGAAPGGWSQIAAEKVGPDGVVIASDILEMDALAGVDFIQGDFTEESVLNAILERLGNRQVDLVMSDMAPNMSGMAAIDQPQAMYLVELALELARETLPPGGRFLAKVFQGEGFDTYLKELRSSFDRVVTRKPDASRARSREVYFLAEGFRG